CTCCTTGTCTTCCTCCAGGACACGTAGCAGGAGGGCTAAGAAGAAATAAAGAAAAGGGAGATTAAAGGGAGACGAAGATATCAGTCAGACATGTAAAACTGAATGGTTAACCAGGTAAAGAGCATGGTTAACCAGGtaaagagcagtgatacagtGTGATTTGAGTCTGATTGAATGGCATCTAGCTATCCCATTTGTTAGTTTGCAGCTTTGAACTCTATAGAAGACCTGTACCTTGTTGGTCAGGTGCAGGTAGCAGCGCTCCTTGCTTCTCTACATTTGCTAAAGAGGAGGAGTGAAATTGCAGCAAACGACGCAGAAAGCGAAGCTCCAAATGCTGGGATAGAGCTTGCGAGTACAGTTCCTCAGGGGCCTGGCAGAGAAACAAAGAGACAGAATAGAGAATATATAAATAAACAGGATAAGAGCAAAAAGCAAACCTCTAGGTGCATAAATGGTCATGGAATAATCTGTTAGGACTCACCCTGTACATTGGAAAAGCCATGCTTTGACACAGATTGTGGAAGGGCGAGGAATGCAAGCGATGGATAGACAACCACGCAGCTGGAATTCTCTGCTCGCTGAAATATATAGCAGATGACAGAACTTAACCATCTGAAAAATCTCCCTCTGAGCATTTTCTCTCAGCCAGACCAAttactaaaaacatgttttattttaattaaataggcaaatcagttacgaacaaatttgtatttacaatgacggcctaacaaaAGATCTCCTACGGAGATGGGGTCTgtgattaaaaatacatttaaatataggataaaaacacacatcacgacgagacaacacaacactacataaagagagacctaagatgacaacatagcatggtagcaacaacatggcagcagcacaacatggtagcagcacaaaaaagggtacaaacattattgggcacagacaacagacaaagggcaagaaggtagagacaacaatacatcacacaaagcagcaacaactgtcagtaagagtgtctatgattgagtctttgaatgaagagattgagataaaactgtctagtttgagtgtttgttgcagctcgttccagtcgctagctgcagcgaactgaaaagacgagcgacccagggatgtgtgtgcttagGGGACCTTTAAcaaaatgtgactggcagaacgggtgttgtatgtggaggatgaggactgcagtagatatctcagatggggggggggggggggcctaagagggttttataaataagcaacaaccagtgggtcttgtgaagggtatacagagataaccagtttacagaggagtatagagtgcagtgatgcaTCCTATAAgggcattggtggcaaatctcagggccgaatggtaaagaacaccTAGCCGgacgagagcacccttacctgccgatctataaattacgtctccgtaatctagcatgggtaggatcgtcatctgaatcagggttagtttggcagctgggtttaaagaggagcaattacgatagaggaaaccaagtccagatttaactttagcctgcagctttgatatgtgttgagagaaggacagtgtaccgtctagccatactcccaagtacttatatgaggtgactacctcaagctctaaaccctcagaggtagtaatcacacctgtggggagaagggcattcttcttaccaaaccacatgacctttgttttggaggtgttcagaacaaggttaagggcagagaaaacttgttggacactaagaaagctttgtcagggaggggccagctgagtataagactatcatctgcatataaatggatgagagagcttgagctatgttgttgatgtaaattgagaaaagTGTGGGGCTTAAgtttgagccttggggtacattcttggtgacaggcagtggctgagacatcagattttctgactttatacactgcactctttgagagaggtagttagcaaaccaggccaaagaacCCTCAGACACCAATATTCCTTAgccagcccacaagaatggaatggtctaccgtatcaaaatctttggccaagtcaataaaaatagcagcacaacattgcatagaatcaagggcaatggtgacatcattgaggacctttaaggttgcagtgacacatccataatctgagcggaaaccagattgcataccagagagaatactatagacataaAGAAAGCCAGTGAGTtcattattgacaagtttttccaacacttttgataaacagggcaaaatagaaataggcctataacagttaggatcagcttgatctccccctttaaataaagtaCTAACAgtagctgccttccaagcaatgggaatctccccagagaggagggacaggttaaaaaggtcagagataggcttggagattataggggcagcaaccttaaagaagaaagatgttttttgggggtcaagtttaaggaactcctttagcacctcggactcagtgaccgcctgcagggagaaactttgtagctgGGCAGGGGAAAAAATAGGGAGGAGCATCGAGGCTAGTTGCATTgcaaatgttggacgggcaaggaggcatggctgagttaAAATGGAATCCTGACTTATTggagtggtgattaaagagctcagccatgtgcttcctgtcagtaacaaccacatcatcaactttaagggacatgggcagctgaggaggagggtttattctccaggtctttaaccattttccagaacttcttggggttagacccacagagagaactgctccttaaaataaaaaactttggccttccgggtagcctgagtgcacttctttctcatttgcctgaacgagagccagtcagccttaTGATCAGAAGATGTCAACTCACCCATCAAACACCAACAAATAGGAAGCTCTTACCCTTCAATGAGCCTGCAATCAAGTGTTACTAGTGACACGTTTCCAAACTGTCTGGCCTCCTGGGACACAGAGTTGCGAAGCCTATTGGCTGCTGAAAGAACTTCACCAAACTGGGGAGTCAGTTTTCCCTGGACAAACTGGCCAATCTAGGGtcagacagacaagagagaggaagaggttgAGTAATTGGCCACTGTTTACACAGTATGCATTAGAGTACACAGAAGCATATAGAGGGCCTACCTCCTTGTGCATGCGAGTCAGTTCAGTCTTAGCTGTTGAATTCCCCTTGATCAGACCTCTTGTCTGTTCCTGCCTGACGTCCTATGAAGAAAAACATGACAAAAGTGTGTCACACTTGTTTAGGTTAACATGTGGCAAGTGGTGAAATGctgtggtgttgtgtgtggaAGACAAAGGTAGAAATACAGACTGCAAAAAACAGTACATTTCCTCACCACAAGCTGTCTGAAGTCTGTGATGCTCTGCCATTGGCTCCGCAGGTTGCGAAGGGCCTCCTGTCTGTCCCTGGCATGTTGCTCCATTTCAACACACTGGTTTCGCACACCATCTCGCACTGCTGCCTGCATCACACACTGCATCTCCAGCTCAAACACTGACCTGGGCAGGAAGGAAACATGGGAGAAAAGAAACCAGAGTATTTTGATGAATTGACATGACTTCATTAGAGGCTGAGCATGTTTATTAATGACAAAACGTAAATGTTGTGGAAAAAGCCAATCTGTAGTGCAGACTTACTGTGTCAGGGCTTGGGTTTGAGATTCCCCGCCAAGCAGCTCAAACTCTGCCTCATTCTTTCGGGCATGAAGCTGGGTCTTCAGCTGTTGAATTTGTGAACGCGTTTGAGCCAGTTCCATCAGACTCTGTTCCACCTCCTCCCAGGCTGACTGCAAAAAGATCAGACACATATCAAATACAGCAACAGTGAACTACAGTACTGTTCAAGCCTATGCAGTGTCTTTACCCCATGTTGGTATTTTAGTGTAAACTGAAATGTGTGTAAAGCACCTGTAAAAGACTCTTAACGGGTGGTAGCTCTTCCTCTTCTTTCGAGATGTCTAACAGGTGATTACTCTCATAGCGAAACCTAAAACAAAACAGATATATTTGCCCTTTAATTCCAATCCATGCAGATGTTTGTCcagctacatttaaaaaaaaaaattttaaaACCAATTTACCGTAATGCAGCAACATCACGAGCCACATCCAATGAGGCAAGCTTCTCCTCCAATGTAATTTCCTGTCCCAAGGCCAGGTACTGCAAGGCTGACAGCACTTGGTTTGGAGGATAGCATCGCAACAAGTCCTGATGAGATAAAACTTATAATACCATTCTCACTCAACTGAAGCAAATATGAAACAGATCGTCATGTACAGTgtcttcgggaaagtattcagactacattattataaaatggattaaataaaaaaattctcaGCAATTtatacacaatactccataatgacaaagcaaaaatagttttcacatttttgaaaatgtatatatatatttttttttaattaaaaatgaaataccttatttatataagtattcagaccctttgctatgagactcaaaattgagctcaggtgcatcctgtttccattgatcatccttgagatggttctacaacttgattggtgtccacctttggtaaatttagttgattggacatgatttggaaaggcacacctgtctatataaggtcccagttgacagtgcatgtcagagaaaaaaccaagccgtgaggtcaaagcaattgtccgtagagctccaagacactatcagagctctagagttcctctgtggagatgggagaaccttcctgaaggacaaccatctctacagcactccaccaaccaggcctttatggtagagtggccagacagaagccactcctcattaaaaaggcacatgacagcccgcttcgagtttgccaaaatgcacctaaagactctcagaccaggagaagatactctggtctgatgaaaccaagattgaactctttggcctgaatgccaagtgtcacgtctgaaggaaacctggcaccatccctaaggtgaagcataatggtggcagcagcatgctgtggggatgtttttcagcggcagggactgggagactagtcagagttgaggcaaagatgaaaggCGCAaagtagagatccttgatgaaaagcgctctggagcaggttaggacctcagactggggttaaggtttaccttccaacagaacaacaaccctaagcacacagccaagacaacgcaggagtggcttcgagacaacaaagtactgagtaaagggtataaatatttatatacatgtgatatatATTTCTTTCTTCTAAAAACCTgtgttcgctttgtcattatggagtattgtgtgtcgattgatgaggggaaaaaacaatttaatcaattttagaataaggctgtaatgtaacaaaatgtggaaaaagtcaaggggtttgaaaactttccgaaggcactaaaTAACTAGATGCAAACAACAACGCAACTTACCTCCACAGCACTTAACCAATGCTGAAATACTGCAGTTCTTTGTTCACGAGTCAAGCTGAAGACAGAGAGTCAATGATGATTTAGCAATAGAAGAATCTCATGGATGACTCTGGTTCCTATATAAAACCATCTGATAATTCTTACTGTGTGGCAGTGGAGGACGCCATTTTCAGCTCACTCTCTTGTAAAGACTGGAAGAAGAGGAGTCTTTCATCACACAGCTCTCTCACATTACGCTAAGGAGGAATAGAAAGAAGATTAGTCCAATACAAAACCATCACAGATTATATCATATAAAGCATCAACAATTTATTTTAAGTAAAA
This genomic window from Salvelinus namaycush isolate Seneca chromosome 8, SaNama_1.0, whole genome shotgun sequence contains:
- the LOC120051837 gene encoding HAUS augmin-like complex subunit 5, whose protein sequence is MGDRTLLRELKRWATEEFNLPPQSLPNDNYFKTLCVGPGASIWRYVTQHIFNQRNVRVMRGNLQWYKVLQDKELKKVVGQSDAAKRLELQEQIEDLRAELNHLDSQINGTEAQLLTEEESINWSWGMVKENQRRELLLQAFKQRCMKERHVLSEDTRKISGHSQVLEQLSRKAELEVVFGNEASNSSGDYLNPTGAEPQVLRNVRELCDERLLFFQSLQESELKMASSTATHLTREQRTAVFQHWLSAVEDLLRCYPPNQVLSALQYLALGQEITLEEKLASLDVARDVAALRFRYESNHLLDISKEEEELPPVKSLLQSAWEEVEQSLMELAQTRSQIQQLKTQLHARKNEAEFELLGGESQTQALTQSVFELEMQCVMQAAVRDGVRNQCVEMEQHARDRQEALRNLRSQWQSITDFRQLVDVRQEQTRGLIKGNSTAKTELTRMHKEIGQFVQGKLTPQFGEVLSAANRLRNSVSQEARQFGNVSLVTLDCRLIEGEQRIPAAWLSIHRLHSSPFHNLCQSMAFPMYRAPEELYSQALSQHLELRFLRRLLQFHSSSLANVEKQGALLPAPDQQALLLRVLEEDKELLQSLLPRVWELTQCCSQGLSYGNQVKTAISYWWDQPAQFALPDIRKGGLTFQQWLQRWKFAAKAS